In the Staphylococcus condimenti genome, one interval contains:
- a CDS encoding LysM peptidoglycan-binding domain-containing protein, whose translation MQKKIIAAVIGTGAVSAIATAGAADAATYRVQSGDSLWSIAQRHNTSIANLKSLNNLNSNLIFPNQILKVSGSSASTSRNTSNTSSVSGGSTYTVKAGDSLSLIASKYGTSYQNIMKLNGLNSFLIHPGQVLKVSGTAPASSNTSTTRTQTTTTATGSTYTVQPGDSLSLIASKYNTTYQNIMNLNGLNSFLIFPGQKLKVTGSTATVTNSPSPAASTGTGGYYTPVFSHSNLYDWGQCTWHAFNRRAQVGKGISTYWWNANNWDNGARADGYTVDHNATVGSILQSDAGYYGHVAFVERVNGDGSILISEMNYTSSPGILTYRTIPASQKGYFNYIH comes from the coding sequence TTGCAAAAGAAAATTATAGCTGCTGTTATCGGAACAGGAGCGGTTTCTGCGATAGCCACTGCAGGAGCTGCTGATGCAGCAACATATAGAGTTCAAAGCGGAGACTCATTATGGTCTATCGCACAACGTCACAATACGTCTATCGCGAATTTAAAATCACTTAACAACTTAAACTCTAACTTGATTTTTCCGAATCAAATTCTTAAAGTTTCTGGTTCAAGCGCGTCAACGAGTCGTAACACATCAAACACTTCATCTGTTTCAGGCGGTTCGACGTATACTGTGAAAGCGGGTGATTCTTTATCACTTATTGCTTCTAAATATGGGACATCTTATCAAAATATTATGAAGTTGAATGGTTTGAATAGTTTCTTAATTCATCCAGGTCAAGTCTTGAAAGTTTCTGGAACAGCTCCAGCTTCTTCGAATACTTCAACAACTAGAACGCAAACAACTACAACAGCGACGGGTTCAACATACACTGTTCAACCGGGAGACTCACTGTCTTTGATTGCCTCTAAATATAATACAACATACCAAAATATCATGAACTTGAATGGTTTAAATAGTTTCTTGATTTTCCCTGGTCAAAAATTAAAAGTAACAGGATCTACTGCGACAGTGACAAATTCACCATCACCAGCAGCGTCTACAGGTACAGGCGGCTATTATACACCTGTGTTCAGTCACTCAAACTTGTATGATTGGGGACAATGTACATGGCATGCATTTAATCGTCGTGCACAAGTCGGTAAAGGTATCAGTACTTACTGGTGGAATGCGAATAACTGGGACAATGGTGCACGTGCTGACGGCTATACGGTCGATCATAATGCAACAGTAGGTTCGATTTTACAGTCAGATGCTGGTTACTATGGACATGTTGCATTTGTTGAGCGTGTAAATGGAGATGGAAGTATCTTAATTTCAGAAATGAATTACACAAGCAGCCCAGGAATATTAACATATCGTACAATTCCGGCAAGCCAAAAAGGTTACTTTAATTACATTCATTAA
- a CDS encoding 5'-nucleotidase C-terminal domain-containing protein — MHKALLKTLFFVIAFFVLFHVSAFAAETPVKPANQATVENTVEPAQQNTVQTAATADSKSNTDSAQTGTSDGQSVVTPSAPSTTSSEALPAASDNKGTQTATADTANPANADKGVPTEDNNALSQKKNTVATQTKAVPQPSQQTVKTQSAPATEQPQVQQLSAPAPQQSAAPQTQAVEPSAQTQQAPQQAKILHTNDMHGRILGEDGRVIGMSKLKAIKEQENPDLMLDSGDAFQGLPISNNTKGADMAKAMNSVGYDAMAVGNHEFDFGLDQAMKYKDQLNFPILSANTYKDNKLLFDPYTIVKKNGIRYGIVGVTTPETAVKTHLDNIKGVTFTEPIPAVQNILNQINNQADVFIVLSHLGVDPSTQTAWRGDTLANTLAQDPRFKDKEIFVLDGHSHTVIQNGKINQNTLLAQTGTALENIGEITFDYANGKVENVQDSLINVKDTADVQPDAELQKMMDEAKAKFDDQVSEVVIPNNPVQFEGERDDVRSHETNLGNAITDAMEAYSQNGFSHPADFAVTNGGGIRASIDKGKDVTLGDIITVLPFGNTISQIQVKGTNVQKMFEHSLSAPVQDGKLGANGGFLHISKSIRVYYDMNKEPGSRVLKIEVLNKKTNQFEALDPERTYYMTTNDFTASGGDGYDMLGGPREEGVSLDKVFADYLKQADLSQYASNDISRIINGNPPVSETEEKPESNTANSETSNTTEDTNVDSPKNNPINIPNEAAVGENVVSNNGSSSLAEDSKLVSHKHTDMATDNVMVNNNTTLDQSETMYTNLSGNVNKEIDTNVYSDISNQSHVQTANTQYYDMSDIKQTNKLSDNETKITESANQAQQYISNNKVIAFPSQQKEHKNSELPNSGHSEPHNSPIVPMSLILLGAGTLYYNRKKDKAA; from the coding sequence ATGCATAAGGCACTACTTAAAACTTTGTTTTTTGTTATAGCTTTCTTTGTGCTGTTTCATGTCTCAGCTTTCGCAGCAGAAACTCCTGTCAAACCTGCAAATCAAGCAACGGTCGAAAATACTGTTGAACCAGCCCAGCAAAATACAGTTCAGACAGCTGCAACAGCGGATTCAAAAAGCAATACCGATTCAGCACAGACAGGAACATCAGATGGTCAATCGGTTGTAACACCATCTGCTCCATCAACAACCTCATCAGAAGCACTACCTGCTGCTTCTGACAATAAAGGTACTCAAACCGCAACAGCAGATACGGCTAATCCAGCAAATGCTGATAAAGGTGTACCAACAGAAGATAATAATGCTTTATCTCAAAAGAAGAACACAGTTGCGACACAAACAAAAGCAGTACCACAACCAAGCCAACAGACAGTAAAAACACAGTCGGCTCCTGCTACAGAGCAGCCTCAAGTACAACAATTGTCAGCGCCTGCTCCGCAACAATCTGCAGCACCTCAAACTCAGGCTGTTGAGCCATCTGCACAGACACAGCAGGCACCTCAGCAAGCAAAGATACTGCATACCAACGATATGCACGGCCGTATCTTAGGTGAAGATGGACGTGTTATCGGAATGTCTAAATTGAAGGCAATTAAAGAACAAGAAAATCCAGATTTAATGTTAGATTCTGGAGATGCTTTCCAAGGTCTGCCGATTTCAAACAATACAAAAGGCGCAGATATGGCGAAAGCGATGAATAGCGTCGGTTACGATGCAATGGCAGTCGGCAATCATGAATTCGACTTCGGTTTAGATCAAGCGATGAAATACAAGGACCAATTAAATTTCCCGATTCTTTCAGCGAATACATATAAGGACAATAAATTGCTCTTTGACCCTTATACAATCGTGAAGAAAAATGGTATCCGTTATGGCATTGTAGGTGTAACAACACCTGAAACAGCAGTGAAGACACACCTTGACAACATTAAAGGTGTGACATTCACTGAACCTATTCCAGCAGTACAAAATATTCTAAATCAAATTAATAATCAAGCTGATGTCTTTATTGTTTTATCACATTTAGGTGTAGATCCATCCACCCAAACAGCTTGGCGCGGAGATACATTGGCAAATACATTAGCACAAGATCCACGCTTTAAAGACAAAGAGATTTTCGTGTTAGATGGCCATTCACACACAGTCATCCAAAACGGTAAAATCAACCAAAATACACTACTCGCACAAACCGGAACAGCTTTAGAAAATATTGGTGAAATAACTTTCGATTATGCAAACGGCAAAGTTGAAAATGTTCAAGATTCATTAATTAATGTAAAAGATACAGCAGACGTACAACCTGATGCTGAATTACAAAAGATGATGGATGAAGCAAAAGCGAAGTTTGATGATCAAGTTTCAGAAGTTGTGATTCCAAATAATCCTGTACAATTTGAAGGTGAACGCGACGATGTCCGTTCTCACGAAACTAATTTAGGTAACGCGATTACAGACGCAATGGAAGCATACAGCCAAAACGGTTTTTCTCACCCTGCTGACTTTGCAGTTACAAATGGCGGAGGCATCCGTGCTTCGATTGATAAAGGCAAAGATGTCACTTTAGGTGATATCATCACAGTTTTACCATTCGGCAATACAATTTCTCAAATACAAGTCAAAGGTACGAATGTTCAAAAGATGTTCGAACATAGCTTAAGTGCACCTGTTCAAGATGGAAAATTAGGTGCAAATGGCGGTTTCTTGCACATTTCTAAATCCATCCGTGTTTACTATGATATGAATAAAGAACCAGGTTCACGCGTATTAAAAATTGAAGTTTTGAATAAGAAGACAAATCAATTTGAAGCCTTAGACCCTGAACGCACATATTATATGACAACAAACGACTTCACTGCTTCTGGTGGCGACGGTTATGATATGCTCGGAGGTCCACGAGAAGAAGGCGTTTCTTTAGATAAAGTTTTTGCAGACTACTTGAAACAAGCAGATTTATCACAATATGCATCAAATGATATCAGTCGCATTATTAATGGAAACCCTCCTGTTTCAGAAACTGAAGAGAAACCAGAGTCAAATACAGCTAATAGCGAAACAAGTAATACTACTGAAGACACTAATGTAGATTCACCAAAAAATAATCCGATTAACATTCCTAACGAAGCAGCGGTTGGAGAAAATGTTGTTTCAAACAATGGCAGCAGCTCACTTGCAGAAGATAGTAAACTTGTGTCGCACAAACACACTGACATGGCTACAGATAACGTTATGGTTAATAACAATACTACACTCGACCAATCTGAAACAATGTACACTAACTTATCAGGCAATGTTAATAAAGAAATTGATACTAACGTTTATAGCGACATCAGTAACCAAAGTCATGTACAGACAGCAAACACTCAATATTATGATATGTCAGATATCAAACAAACTAATAAATTAAGTGATAATGAGACAAAGATAACAGAATCTGCAAATCAAGCTCAGCAATATATTTCAAATAACAAAGTAATTGCATTCCCATCTCAACAAAAAGAACATAAAAATAGTGAATTGCCAAATTCAGGACATTCTGAACCTCACAATTCACCTATCGTACCAATGTCACTTATCTTATTAGGTGCTGGTACATTGTACTATAACCGTAAAAAAGATAAAGCAGCTTAA
- a CDS encoding arylamine N-acetyltransferase family protein, whose translation MADFQRLDQYLEVDTEKEAVDLTTLNYLIRHYMLHVPFENINVQNGWPLALTDDTMMHKVVEERRGGFCYEMNYFFKHYLEYKGFKAEAMSATVMSPNGWALEGSHMSLIVTIDKVEYVVDIGFGDMPKFALPLHDCPTKGMHDVTGDYRVVFADDLHYDVEKWSEVEGEWKIQYRALYKPKTLDDFAEGIDFNQHNPDSPFVKGLLITKATETGRHTMTERHLTVLSEGKKTILEVNAGNYETFLPKYFGIPKMKIATFGA comes from the coding sequence ATGGCTGATTTTCAAAGATTAGACCAATATTTAGAAGTGGATACAGAGAAAGAAGCAGTAGATTTAACTACACTTAACTATTTGATTCGCCATTATATGCTGCATGTACCATTTGAAAATATCAACGTTCAAAATGGTTGGCCATTAGCATTAACAGATGATACGATGATGCACAAAGTAGTGGAAGAACGTCGCGGAGGTTTCTGTTATGAAATGAATTATTTTTTCAAACATTATTTAGAATATAAAGGATTTAAAGCAGAAGCGATGTCGGCAACAGTCATGAGTCCGAATGGTTGGGCATTAGAAGGTTCGCATATGTCATTAATTGTGACAATCGATAAAGTAGAGTATGTCGTTGATATTGGTTTTGGAGATATGCCTAAATTTGCACTTCCGTTACATGACTGCCCAACAAAAGGAATGCATGATGTAACCGGTGATTACCGAGTGGTGTTCGCAGATGACTTGCATTACGATGTAGAAAAATGGTCGGAAGTTGAGGGTGAGTGGAAAATTCAGTACCGCGCACTGTATAAGCCGAAAACATTGGACGATTTTGCGGAAGGGATTGATTTTAATCAACACAATCCCGATTCACCATTTGTGAAAGGGCTGCTTATTACTAAAGCGACTGAAACAGGACGTCATACAATGACAGAACGACATCTTACAGTTTTATCTGAAGGGAAGAAAACAATTTTAGAAGTTAATGCTGGCAATTATGAAACGTTTCTTCCAAAATATTTTGGGATTCCTAAGATGAAAATTGCGACATTTGGTGCTTAG
- a CDS encoding TetR/AcrR family transcriptional regulator: MDKSKKRADLLQAAIDIVNEQGTNYLTLDAVAKRAGVSKGGLLYHFESKQALIQGLVDYANTLYRENVDKSVTESESSGALLRGYIEATRKHRDENAAVTSAILAAHSNNKALLSPLQETYQEWQSEIAADQQDNVDATIIRLAIDGLWLSEIFGLDAIDEKTREAVLDRLIEYTRK, from the coding sequence ATGGACAAAAGTAAAAAACGTGCAGATTTATTACAAGCAGCGATTGATATTGTAAATGAACAAGGCACTAATTATCTAACATTAGATGCCGTTGCAAAAAGAGCAGGCGTAAGCAAAGGCGGTTTACTATATCATTTCGAAAGTAAACAGGCGTTGATTCAAGGGCTTGTTGATTATGCGAACACACTATATCGTGAAAATGTAGATAAAAGCGTTACAGAATCTGAAAGTTCAGGCGCACTTTTGCGAGGATATATCGAAGCAACTCGAAAACACCGCGATGAAAACGCCGCAGTGACTTCAGCAATTTTAGCAGCGCACAGCAATAACAAAGCACTTCTCTCTCCATTGCAGGAAACATACCAAGAATGGCAATCAGAAATTGCTGCTGATCAACAAGATAATGTAGATGCGACAATTATACGGTTAGCAATTGATGGATTGTGGTTGTCAGAAATTTTTGGGTTAGATGCAATTGATGAGAAAACACGTGAAGCCGTATTAGATCGATTAATTGAATATACACGCAAATAA
- a CDS encoding 3-keto-5-aminohexanoate cleavage protein, with protein MKKVMLTAAITGAGDTTEKNKSVPVTPEEMADSAIKCARAGATVVHLHARDPETGGISHDTEMFREAVRLIREAEEDIVINITSGGGGDFIPNQADPYRAGEGSDMQTPAERHEPIGALLPEMCTLDCGSTNFGDMVYISPADWLREQAKLVQKAGVKPELECFDSGHIRFARQLIEEGLIDDEPMFQFCLGIPWGADNDPETIEYFKTRLPENAHWSGFGIGRMQLPTVEEVAKRGGNVRVGLEDNIYLSKGVKATNEQLVEKAVEILKGLDIEPMTPAEARKKYNLRDPKGGQN; from the coding sequence ATGAAAAAAGTAATGTTAACTGCAGCAATTACAGGTGCAGGTGATACAACTGAAAAAAATAAGAGCGTGCCTGTCACACCTGAAGAAATGGCCGATTCAGCAATAAAATGCGCACGTGCTGGAGCAACTGTAGTGCACTTGCACGCACGTGATCCTGAAACTGGCGGCATCAGCCATGATACTGAAATGTTCCGTGAAGCAGTACGCTTAATTCGTGAAGCAGAAGAAGATATCGTTATTAATATTACGTCTGGTGGCGGCGGCGACTTTATACCGAACCAAGCAGACCCTTATAGAGCAGGTGAAGGTTCTGATATGCAGACACCTGCAGAACGCCATGAACCAATTGGTGCATTACTTCCTGAAATGTGCACATTAGATTGTGGTAGTACAAACTTTGGAGATATGGTATATATCAGTCCAGCTGACTGGTTGCGTGAACAAGCGAAGTTAGTTCAAAAAGCAGGTGTTAAACCAGAATTAGAATGCTTCGACAGCGGTCATATCCGTTTTGCTAGACAATTAATTGAAGAAGGATTAATTGATGACGAGCCTATGTTCCAATTTTGTTTAGGTATTCCGTGGGGTGCAGATAATGATCCAGAAACCATTGAATATTTTAAAACGCGTTTACCTGAAAATGCGCATTGGTCAGGTTTCGGTATTGGCAGAATGCAATTACCTACTGTAGAAGAAGTTGCAAAACGCGGCGGAAATGTACGTGTTGGTTTGGAAGACAATATTTATCTCTCTAAAGGTGTTAAAGCAACGAATGAACAGCTTGTTGAAAAAGCAGTTGAAATTTTAAAAGGTCTTGATATAGAACCAATGACACCTGCAGAAGCACGTAAGAAATATAACTTAAGAGACCCCAAAGGAGGACAAAACTAA
- a CDS encoding 3-hydroxyacyl-CoA dehydrogenase NAD-binding domain-containing protein gives MKFAVVGTGVIGSGWITRMLAHGHEVVATDPGEGAYEAMLSQVKQNWPYAERMGLAPDASIDNLTFTPHLEEAVKDAELIQENVPEVEKIKDKVLTEIDFYAKPDAIIGSSTSGIMPTELQQNLKHPERLVVAHPFHPVYILPLVEIVPGAQTSESTVAKAEEIYESIGSDVLHVRNEIEGHIADRLMEALWRESLHIVNEGIATTEEVDKAFTHAAGLRYAQYGPFMTFHLAGGNGGMRHMLKQFGPALKKPWTKLIAPELTTDLYNAVVEGCEQSSAGHTMSELDQKRNEFLVRVKELAQEYWPENSAYMKKRTAGYAEV, from the coding sequence ATGAAATTTGCAGTGGTTGGAACAGGTGTCATCGGTAGTGGCTGGATTACACGCATGCTTGCACATGGGCATGAAGTAGTCGCAACAGATCCTGGCGAAGGTGCTTATGAAGCAATGTTATCACAAGTTAAACAAAACTGGCCTTATGCTGAACGTATGGGGTTAGCACCTGACGCTTCTATCGATAACCTGACTTTTACACCTCATTTGGAGGAAGCTGTAAAAGATGCCGAATTAATCCAAGAAAATGTACCGGAAGTTGAAAAAATCAAAGATAAAGTGCTTACTGAAATAGATTTTTACGCAAAACCAGATGCTATTATCGGTTCTAGTACATCAGGTATCATGCCTACAGAATTACAACAAAACCTTAAACATCCAGAACGTCTTGTCGTGGCACATCCATTCCATCCGGTTTACATTTTGCCGCTTGTAGAAATTGTACCTGGTGCACAAACAAGTGAATCTACTGTCGCAAAAGCAGAAGAAATTTATGAGTCTATCGGCAGTGACGTATTACATGTCCGCAATGAAATCGAAGGTCACATTGCAGACCGCTTGATGGAAGCTTTATGGCGTGAATCATTGCATATTGTCAATGAAGGTATTGCAACAACAGAAGAAGTCGACAAAGCCTTTACTCATGCTGCTGGTTTGCGTTATGCACAATATGGCCCATTCATGACTTTCCACCTTGCTGGCGGAAATGGCGGTATGCGTCACATGTTGAAACAATTCGGACCAGCATTGAAAAAACCATGGACAAAATTAATTGCACCTGAACTTACAACTGATCTTTATAATGCAGTTGTTGAAGGTTGCGAACAATCATCAGCAGGCCATACAATGTCTGAACTTGACCAAAAACGTAACGAATTCTTAGTCCGTGTTAAAGAACTTGCACAAGAGTATTGGCCAGAAAACAGCGCATATATGAAAAAACGTACTGCTGGCTATGCGGAGGTTTGA
- a CDS encoding thioesterase family protein, whose translation MSEHFTYNVTVQDAWLDHNQHMNDAEYNRVFSDATDVWLAHLGLDTETISEIGYTVFTLENHLIYKKEVPQKEQLSVKVRLVDYDAKRCHVFMELSDSKEDICATYEVMLMGIDTTSGRPAPFPGNIMKKVEEESKLEESAENPKELGRQIGIKHK comes from the coding sequence ATGTCTGAACATTTCACTTACAATGTAACCGTTCAAGATGCTTGGCTTGATCATAACCAGCATATGAACGATGCTGAATACAATCGTGTCTTCAGTGATGCAACAGACGTGTGGCTCGCTCATCTTGGTTTAGATACAGAAACCATTTCAGAAATCGGTTATACTGTTTTCACTTTGGAAAATCATTTGATTTATAAAAAAGAGGTACCTCAAAAAGAGCAACTTTCTGTAAAAGTGCGTTTGGTAGACTATGATGCCAAACGCTGTCATGTCTTCATGGAATTATCTGACTCAAAAGAAGATATTTGTGCGACTTATGAAGTGATGTTAATGGGAATAGATACAACAAGCGGACGCCCTGCTCCTTTCCCAGGTAATATAATGAAAAAAGTGGAAGAAGAATCAAAGTTAGAAGAAAGTGCTGAAAATCCTAAAGAGCTTGGGCGTCAAATCGGCATCAAACATAAATAA
- a CDS encoding LysE/ArgO family amino acid transporter yields MLQPVIHGFLLALGLILPLGAQNVFVFNQGANQKKLIGALPVIITAGLCDTLLIVLAILGVSLILMSLPILQLIIYIIGLVFLLYMAWSLWKEKPDNLQNFEPMSAKKQIGFALSVSLLNPHAIMDTIGVIGTSASVYNGLDKVLFAVATVSVSWLWFIFLAIAGRLLGSVDKTGKNIVILNKVSSIIILIVSFVIIKNIIKILTQ; encoded by the coding sequence ATGTTACAACCGGTGATACATGGCTTTTTATTAGCGTTAGGTCTAATATTACCCTTAGGTGCACAAAATGTATTCGTATTTAATCAGGGTGCAAACCAGAAAAAATTGATAGGTGCGCTGCCAGTCATTATTACAGCAGGATTATGTGATACATTGCTGATTGTTCTTGCTATTTTGGGTGTGTCGCTCATTTTAATGTCATTGCCGATATTACAGCTGATTATTTATATTATAGGTTTGGTATTTTTGCTTTATATGGCATGGTCATTATGGAAAGAAAAACCTGATAATCTTCAGAATTTTGAGCCGATGAGTGCAAAAAAGCAAATTGGGTTTGCTTTATCTGTTTCATTGTTGAATCCGCACGCTATTATGGATACAATCGGCGTAATTGGTACGAGTGCTTCTGTATATAATGGTTTAGATAAAGTGTTGTTTGCGGTCGCAACTGTTTCTGTGTCTTGGTTATGGTTTATATTTTTAGCAATTGCAGGACGATTATTGGGATCTGTAGATAAAACAGGAAAAAATATTGTGATATTGAATAAGGTATCTAGTATTATTATTTTAATCGTGAGTTTCGTAATCATAAAAAATATCATTAAAATATTAACCCAATAA
- a CDS encoding bifunctional cystathionine gamma-lyase/homocysteine desulfhydrase: MKKKTQMVHGGHTTDDYTGAVTTPIYQTSTYLQDDIGDLREGYEYSRSGNPTRTALESTIADLEGGRFGFAFGSGVAAISAVVMLLDKGDHIVVNSDVYGGTFRVLTKVFKRLGIDADFVDTTYTENIENAIKPETKMLFIETPSNPLLRVTDIQASADIARKHNLISVVDNTFMSPYFQNPLALGADIVLHSASKYIGGHSDVIAGLVVTDNEELAERIGFIQNSTGGILGPQDSYLLIRGIKTLALRMDQVSRNAVAVTEMLSEHPNVEAVFHPSLKDHLNHDVQERQASGHTGVVSFVVKDVDAAKAVIRETEYFTLAESLGAVESLISVPALMTHASIPKDVREKEGIADGLIRLSVGIEDTDDLVADLKQALDKLN; encoded by the coding sequence ATGAAAAAGAAAACACAAATGGTTCATGGCGGACATACTACTGACGATTATACTGGTGCGGTAACAACACCTATTTATCAAACAAGCACTTATTTACAAGATGATATCGGTGACTTGCGTGAAGGTTATGAATACTCACGAAGCGGCAACCCAACACGTACTGCTTTAGAAAGCACAATTGCTGATTTAGAAGGCGGACGTTTCGGTTTCGCATTCGGTTCAGGTGTTGCAGCAATTTCAGCAGTCGTGATGTTATTAGACAAAGGTGATCACATCGTAGTGAATTCAGATGTTTATGGCGGAACATTCCGCGTGTTAACTAAAGTATTTAAACGTTTAGGCATTGATGCTGATTTCGTTGATACAACATATACTGAAAACATTGAAAATGCGATTAAACCAGAAACTAAAATGTTATTTATCGAAACACCATCAAATCCATTGTTGCGTGTAACTGATATTCAAGCTTCAGCTGATATCGCACGTAAACACAATTTGATTTCAGTAGTAGATAACACATTCATGTCACCTTACTTCCAAAACCCTCTAGCTTTAGGCGCTGACATCGTATTGCACTCAGCTTCTAAATATATTGGCGGACACAGTGATGTTATTGCTGGTTTAGTTGTAACTGATAACGAAGAATTAGCTGAACGTATTGGTTTTATTCAAAACTCAACAGGTGGTATTTTAGGACCACAAGACAGCTACTTGTTAATTCGCGGTATTAAAACATTAGCATTGCGTATGGATCAAGTTAGCCGTAATGCTGTTGCAGTAACTGAAATGTTATCAGAACATCCAAATGTTGAAGCAGTCTTTCACCCAAGTTTGAAAGATCATTTGAACCATGATGTTCAAGAACGCCAAGCGTCAGGCCACACAGGTGTAGTATCATTTGTGGTTAAAGATGTAGATGCTGCTAAAGCTGTTATTCGTGAAACAGAATATTTCACACTAGCAGAAAGCTTAGGAGCTGTAGAAAGTTTAATCTCTGTTCCAGCACTTATGACACATGCATCTATTCCTAAAGATGTACGTGAAAAAGAAGGTATTGCTGACGGCTTAATTCGTTTGTCAGTTGGTATTGAAGATACAGATGATTTAGTTGCAGACTTGAAACAAGCTTTAGATAAATTAAATTAA
- a CDS encoding PLP-dependent cysteine synthase family protein, whose protein sequence is MIAFDLIGNTPLVKLESFSDDNVEIYAKLEQYNPGGSVKDRLGKYLIEQALERGQIKRGDTIVEASAGNTGIGLAIAANHYGLRCVIYAPEGFAAEKISIMEALGAEVIRTPQNGGMIGAQNAAKAYADEHGAYYTNQFETEDNPGAYRETLAQEILNELPEIDYFVAGVGSGGTFTGTAEGLAERHAKNILIEPEGSILNGGPRHLHDTEGIGSEKWPGFLEKDVVSEILTISDAEAFKNVKRLALQEGILAGSSSGAALQGALEMKARLDKGVIVTIFPDGSDRYMSKSIFNYQSK, encoded by the coding sequence ATGATTGCATTTGATTTAATCGGCAATACGCCTCTTGTCAAATTGGAATCGTTCAGCGATGATAACGTTGAAATCTATGCGAAGTTAGAACAGTATAACCCTGGCGGCAGTGTGAAAGATCGTTTGGGCAAATATCTGATTGAACAAGCATTAGAACGTGGACAAATTAAACGCGGCGATACGATTGTAGAAGCTTCAGCCGGCAATACAGGAATCGGCTTAGCAATTGCAGCAAATCATTACGGATTGCGTTGTGTGATTTATGCACCTGAAGGATTTGCGGCCGAAAAAATATCGATTATGGAAGCACTAGGTGCAGAAGTTATCCGAACACCGCAAAATGGCGGCATGATAGGTGCACAAAATGCTGCGAAAGCATATGCAGATGAGCACGGTGCATATTACACGAACCAATTCGAAACAGAGGATAACCCAGGTGCTTATCGCGAAACGTTAGCACAAGAAATTTTAAACGAATTACCAGAAATTGACTATTTCGTAGCAGGCGTTGGTTCTGGCGGTACTTTTACAGGAACAGCAGAAGGATTAGCAGAACGTCATGCTAAAAATATTTTAATAGAGCCTGAAGGTTCTATTTTGAATGGCGGACCTAGACATTTGCATGATACAGAAGGTATTGGCTCTGAAAAATGGCCAGGTTTCTTAGAAAAAGATGTCGTTTCAGAAATTTTAACTATCAGTGATGCAGAAGCATTTAAAAATGTAAAACGTCTTGCGTTGCAAGAAGGTATTTTAGCAGGCAGTTCATCGGGAGCTGCATTGCAGGGTGCTTTAGAAATGAAAGCACGTCTAGACAAGGGAGTTATCGTAACAATTTTCCCAGACGGCAGCGACCGTTACATGTCTAAATCTATTTTTAATTATCAAAGCAAGTAA